In Raphanus sativus cultivar WK10039 chromosome 5, ASM80110v3, whole genome shotgun sequence, the following proteins share a genomic window:
- the LOC130495187 gene encoding uncharacterized protein LOC130495187, with product MRAVLMWTISDFPAYGMLSGWTTHGRLSCPYCQDNTDAFQLKHGRKTCWFDCHRRFLPPDHPYRRSRNLFTKNKRVFDDPTPEISGREMLTQLRDFGAERTPDVGGHVHYPVDAVGDLHNWHKKSIFWDLPYWKDHLLRHNLDVMHIEKNFFDNLMNTILNVQGKTKDNLKSRLDLVDICAREELHVDENGRAPFPIYRLDAAAKDAFFDWISKDVEFPDGYASNLGNCVDRREGKFTGLKSHDCHVMMQRLLPFAFKELLPKNVYEAVAGISAFFRDLCTRSVTPECIENLKTNIAVIKCNLEKIFPPSFFDVMEHLVIHLPRELELGGPVQYRWMYLYERYMFHLKKMVKNLSRVEGSIVAQFIRAETSNFAEHYFPGEVQTKSRKPARHDDRGERATYYVTVPDIFTDVGRLSGKPKNRQLTEEEHSQLQIYLLTNCEDVFQYERIFMAEKRFEYRHATEEELEALKMREFAGWMRTYVSDGMARGETINDWLREMIWGPKYVVKSYPRFASRGYAFTTSKRRRSSKTYNAGVCSAAGDDVYYGNIREILEIVYPGMVGLRCTVFYCDWYDNTPDRGVRTDAFGVTSVHSRRKLPYYDPFILASQADQVCYIKYPRVTNRDDPWVTVTALNPRSRVQGSSELEDPLQPNTSGNLSAAGDVAAVDLVIDFTDFGDEAVVHVEDEPEIGEFHQDPDSDSSGGDDGDSGSEDEPEIGE from the exons atgcgggcagtacttatgtggacaataagtgatttcccagcatatggtatgttatctggatggacaacacatggaaggctatcatgtccatattgtcaagataacactgatgctttccaactaaaacatggaaggaaaacgtgttggtttgactgtcacaggagattcctaccaccAGATCATCCATATCGCAGGAGTAGGAATTtatttacgaagaacaagagggtGTTTGATGATCCAACACCGGAAATCAGTGGGAGAGAAATGTtgacacaactaagagattttggtgcagaaaggacCCCAGACGTGGGTGGACATGTGCATTAtccggtagatgctgttggagatctacataactggcacaaaaagagtattttctgggatctgccatactggAAGGATCATCTGCTgaggcataatttagatgtcatgcatattgagaagaactttttcgaCAACCTGatgaacacgatccttaacgttcaaggtaaaaccaaggataatttgaagtcaagactggatttagtcgatatatgtgctcgtgaagaacttcatgttgatgagaatggcagggctccttttcccatataccgacttgatgcagCGGCCAAAGAtgcgttctttgattggatttcaaAGGATGTGGAATTTCCAGACGGTTATGCATCTAATTTGGGTAACTGTGTCGACAGAAGGGAAGGAAAGTTTACCGGCTTAAAGAGTCACGATTGCCATGTAATGATGCAGCGCCTCCTTCCGTTCGCcttcaaggaactattaccaAAGAATGTTTATGAAGCAGTTGCCgggataagtgctttcttcCGAGATTTATGCACGAGATCAGTTACTCCTGAATGTATTGAAAACTtgaagactaacatagccgtgattaagtgcaaccttgagaagatatttcctccttcattttttgatgttatggagcatcttgttattcacctgccaagagaattggaacttggtggtcctgttcagtatagatggatgtatctgtatgagCGGTATATGTTTCATCTAaagaaaatggtgaaaaatTTAAGTAGGGTAGAAGGTTCTATAGTGGCACAGTTTATCAGAGCAGAAACTTCAAACTTTGCGGAGCACTACTTTCCAGGAGAAGTGCAGACGAAAAGCAGAAAACCCGCTCGgcatgatgatagaggcgaaAGGGCAACATATTATGTTACGGTTCCAGACATCTTcacagatgttggacgactCAGCGGAAAACCAAAGAACCGTCAACTTACTGAAGAGGAGCACAGTCAATTGCAAAtatatttgctcaccaactgcgaagatgTTTTTCAATACGAGAg GATTTTCATGGCGGAAAAGCGGTTCGAATATAGACACGCCACAGAGGAGGAACTAGAAGCACTGAAGATGAGagaatttgctggatggatgCGTACTTAT gTGTCTGATGGTATGGCCAGAGGTGAAACAATTAATGATTGGCTACGCGAGATGATTTGGGGCCCAAAGTATGTTGtgaagtcatatccgagatttGCTTCTCGGggatatgcattcacaactTCTAAGAGGAGACGTTCGAGTAAGACTTATAATGCTGGCGTTTGCTCTGCAGCTGGAGATGATGTATACTACGGAAACATACGCGAGATTTTGGAAATCGTGTATCCGGGCATGGTTGGATTGCGGTGCACAGTTTTCTATTGTGACTGGTACGACAACACTCCGGATCGAGGTGTCAGAACAGATGCATTTGGTGTCACATCAGTACATTCGAGGCGAAAACTGCcatattatgatcctttcattcttgcttctcaggccgatcag gtttgttatatcaaATACCCCCGGGTTACGaacagagatgatccatgggtTACTGTTACAGCACTCAACCCGAGAAGCCGAGTTCAAGGAAGTTCTGAGTTGGAAGACCCACTCCAACCAAACACATCCGGCAACTTAAGTGCAGCAGGAGATGTAGCTGCAGTTGATCTTGTTATCGATTTCACCGATTTTGGAGACGAAGCCGTTGTTCACGTCGAAGATGAACCAGAGattggagagtttcaccaagatccagattcagattcatctgGTGGTGATGATGGTGACTCGGGTTCAGAGGATGAACCAGAGATTGGAGAgtag
- the LOC108861256 gene encoding probable galacturonosyltransferase 6 encodes MKQSRRWQRALLLSLLSISFFAPLILVSNRLQSIAPVGRRESIEELSNLRHMTNDLRLNAIEHEGGERLKGPRLILSKDEGSNDSGTVAQSNEDEKTIDFPKTDGKDPKFREDKVIDSQQTTESSDGKDQFLTVIQLANKTDFKPLLSKGGEKSTTAQRDGATDVKINEIRDKIIQAKAYLNFAPPGSNSQIVKELRTRMKDLERAVGDVTRDKDLSKGALRRLKLMEAALYKASRVFNNCPAMATKLRAMNYNSEELAQAQKKQASYLMHLAARTTSKGQHCLSMRLTSEYFALDPEKRQMPNQENYNDPSLNHYVVFSDNVLASTVVVNSTIASSKDPEKMVFHVVTDSLNYPSISMWFLLNVPSTATIQIQNIDEMDVLPSDFDQLLMKQNSNDPRFISTLNHARFYLPDIFPGLNKVVLLDHDVVVQRDLSKLWSIEMKGMVVGAVETCQEGEASLHSMSTFINFSDSWVAGKFSPKACTWAFGMNLVDLEEWRRRKLTSTYIKYFNLGTKRPLWKAGSLPIGWLTFYRQTLALDKRWHVMGLGRESDIKTVDIEEAAVIHYDGIMKPWLDIGIDKYKRYWNRHVPCYHSYLQQCNIQA; translated from the exons ATGAAGCAGAGTCGTCGATGGCAGAGGGCTCTCCTCCTCTCCCTGCTATCGATCTCTTTCTTCGCCCCGCTTATTCTCGTCTCGAATCGGCTTCAGAGCATCGCTCCCGTTG GTCGGAGAGAATCTATTGAAGAATTATCCAACCTT AGACACATGACAAATGACCTTAGACTTAATGCTATTGAACAT GAGGGTGGAGAGCGCTTAAAGGGGCCAAGGCTCATTCTCTCCAAAGACGAGGGGTCTAATGATAGTGGTACTGTTGCGCAATCTAACGAGGATGAGAAAACAATTGATTTCCCAAAAACTGATG GAAAAGATCCCAAATTCAGAGAAGATAAAGTAATAGATTCACAACAGACGACAGAAAGCTCTGATGGGaag GATCAATTTCTAACAGTTATTCAACTTGCGAACAAAACGGATTTCAAACCCCTTTTATCCAAGGGTGGTGAAAAGAGCACAACGGCTCAGCGTGATGGAGCAACAGATGTGAAGATAAACGAGATCAGAGACAAAATTATACAAGCTAAGGCCTACCTGAATTTTGCCCCACCTGGAAGTAATTCTCAGATTGTGAAGGAGTTGAGAACTCGAATGAAAGATCTCGAACGGGCTGTTGGTGACGTGACAAGGGATAAAGATTTGTCAAAAGG CGCTCTCCGCAGGTTGAAGCTCATGGAAGCTGCATTATACAAGGCTAGTCGTGTCTTCAACAATTGCCCTGCCATGGCTACCAAACTCCGTGCCATGAATTACAATTCAGAAGAGCTAGCTCAGGCGCAGAAAAAACAAGCATCATATCTAATGCACCTTGCTGCAAGGACCACCTCAAAAGGGCAACACTGTCTCTCCATGCGTTTGACATCGGAGTATTTTGCCCTGGATCCTGAAAAAAGGCAGATGCCTAACCAGGAAAATTACAATGATCCTAGTCTCAATCATTATGTTGTCTTCTCTGACAATGTTTTGGCTTCTACAGTCGTTGTTAACTCTACAATAGCTTCTTCAAAG GATCCGGAAAAAATGGTATTCCATGTGGTGACTGATTCACTTAATTACCCATCAATCTCAATGTGGTTTTTGCTAAACGTTCCAAGTACAGCTACCATCCAAATCCAAAACATTGATGAAATGGATGTCCTGCCTTCAGATTTTGATCAATTGCTGATGAAGCAAAACTCCAATGACCCGAGATTCATTTCTACTCTCAACCACGCACGCTTCTATCTACCGGATATATTCCCGGGTTTGAACAAGGTGGTACTCTTAGACCATGATGTAGTAGTTCAACGAGATTTAAGTAAACTGTGGAGCATTGAAATGAAAGGGATGGTGGTTGGTGCTGTAGAGACTTGCCAAGAAGGTGAAGCTTCACTCCATTCAATGAGCACGTTTATTAATTTCTCAGACTCATGGGTCGCTGGGAAATTTAGTCCTAAAGCGTGCACGTGGGCGTTTGGAATGAATCTAGTTGATCTCGAAGAATGGAGAAGACGGAAGTTGACTTCTACATACATTAAATACTTCAACCTC GGAACAAAGAGGCCATTGTGGAAAGCTGGAAGCTTACCAATAGGTTGGTTGACTTTCTATAGGCAAACATTAGCTTTGGACAAGAGATGGCATGTGATGGGGTTAGGTCGAGAATCAGACATCAAAACGGTTGACATTGAAGAAGCAGCGGTTATACACTACGATGGGATCATGAAGCCATGGTTGGATATTGGAATAGACAAATACAAACGTTACTGGAACAGACATGTTCCTTGCTACCACTCCTATTTGCAACAGTGCAATATTCAGGCTTGA
- the LOC130495188 gene encoding uncharacterized protein LOC130495188: protein MVQHAAPSPAAAPHLPHDFPDIPEPHVAPGVMTVAQLVQQPGRDHLPYLTLYPREPGQTWFDRSHNGISAWINRMMYSDLKKGYATFTVMPRDEQELWFRQFAQEFNWHPDNTTFIRNAFIHKCMDSYSGQIYEWKQKWLADKVPKWINMTTWEELCVHWDKDSTKQVSNTNSANRKSDRGGKGMYKHNLGAQSIPTLADKMAQENEGEPVGDFPLYKRIHTNKTTGQIDDGLAQEVVSLVDSMTQDEEARLSQIQADLDLDATSTESTALSQVRINELLESAIPKKKGRLVGLGRRSKSVPPTSQVPVDPTLMDQLKDKDERIRQLEEKMAAQERAREADRRRSEKMMAAFMRQFPDQNFDVDEDE from the exons ATGGTTCAGCATGCGGCTCCTTCTCCCGCTGCGGCCCCTCATCTTCCTCACGACTTCCCAGACATTCCCGAGCCTCATGTCGCTCCAGGAGTGATGACTGTTGCACAGCTGGTGCAACAGCCAGGTCGTGACCATCTCCCTTATCTCACTCTGTATCCTAGGGAACCCGGTCAGACTTG GTTCGACCGATCCCATAACGGGATCAGCGCTTGGATCAACAGGATGATGTATTCCGACCTCAAGAAGGGATACGCAACCTTCACAGTGATGCCGAGGGATGAGCAGGAGCTCTGGTTTCGTCAGTTTGCT CAAGAGTTCAACTGGCATCCGGATAACACGACGTTCATCCGCAACGCCTTCATCCACAAATGTATGGATTCATATTCCGGGCAAATATATGAATGGAAGCAGAAGTGGCTAGCGGATAag gtcccaaagtggatcaacatgaCCACTTGGGAGGAGTTGTGTGTCCATTGGGACAAGGACTCGACGAAGCAGGTCTCTAACACCAACTCCGCCAACCGCAAGAGCGATCGTGGCGGGAAGGGCATGTACAAGCACAATTTGGGTGCTCAGTCTATTCCCACTCTCGCAGACAAGATG GCGCAAGAAAATGAAGGTGAGCCCGTGGGTGATTTCCCTTTGTACAAGAGGATCCACACCAACAAGACCACGGGCCAGATTGATGACGGTCTTGCGCAGGAGGTTGTCTCCCTGGTGGACAGTATGACACAAGACGAGGAGGCCCGTCTCTCCCAGATCCAGGCCGATCTCGATCTTGACGCCACATCTACTGAGTCCACTGCCCTCTCTCAAGTCCGAATCAACGAGCTTCTTGAATCG gcgattccaaagaagaagggacGTTTGGTCGGTTTGGGTCGTCGATCCAAATCGGTTCCTCCTACGTCTCAGGTGCCAGTTGATCCTACTCTGATGGATCAACTGAAGGATAAGGATGAACGCATCCGTCAGTTGGAGGAGAAGATGGCGGCTCAAGAGAGAGCTAGAGAGGCAGACAGGAGGCGGAGTGAGAAGATGATGGCGGCCTTCATGAGGCAATTCCCGGACCAGAACTTCGACGTCGACGAGGACGAGTAG
- the LOC130512860 gene encoding uncharacterized protein LOC130512860, whose amino-acid sequence MATATSLGRDLLSSSSSKSDRAAAIKIRFADIIVKSSRNKSEAMMKIRREKQLLKKKQLQEKARIEARMRMRMRQEARLAVLKVEEEEARSECKYFNPLSVEKELLVLIGGSRKARDRSLLKQFGLVLKTDIDDALLDDLEEEWIDQALSLEVTKLHSLHSKKTHRVTRLCFQ is encoded by the exons ATGGCTACAGCAACAAGTCTGGGTCGTGAtctcttgtcttcctcctcctcaaaATCTGATCGTGCGGCAGCGATAAAGATTAGGTTTGCGGATATCATTGTCAAATCGAGTAGAAACAAGTCTGAGGCTATGATGAAGATCAGAAGGGAGAAGCAACttctgaagaagaagcagctTCAAGAAAAGGCAAGAATCGAAGCAAGAATGAGAATGAGAATGAGACAAGAGGCAAGGCTTGCGGTGCTGaaggtggaagaagaagaagcaagatcAGAGTGTAAGTACTTCAATCCTTTGTCTGTCGAAAAAGAACTGTTAGTTCTCATTGGCGGCTCTCGTAAGGCAAGAGATCGATCTTTGCTTAAACAGTTTGGGTTGGTTTTGAAAACTGATATTGATGATGCTCTTCTTGATGATCTTGAGGAAG AATGGATTGACCAGGCTTTGAGCTTGGAAGTGACCAAGCTTCATTCTCTTCACAGCAAAAAAACGCACAGAGTAACAAGGCTCTGTTTCCAGTAA
- the LOC108856738 gene encoding histone H1.1 codes for MTSPAIDQENVAPMEGVNTSVSEKKKPAAKGGKTKKAKEVKVKEKKKTVKKAVSTHPTYEEMIKDAIVTLKERTGSSQYAIQKFIEEKHKVLSPSFRKLLLLNLKRLVASEKLVKVKASFKIPSAKPSSSPKAAAATSAPVKKKKKPTTAAATSKPKGKKVTAASKSKGAKVSKKPTARKATVALTKKAVKAEQRPAKAAKTSSKVTSPGKKALPAKKSVKPKTVKSPVKRASRKAKK; via the exons ATGACGTCGCCAGCGATTGATCAAGAGAACGTCGCTCCTATGGAGGGAGTCAACACGTCGGTGAGCGAGAAGAAGAAACCTGCAGCGAAGGGAGGCAAGACGAAGAAAGCTAAGGAAGTGAaggtgaaggagaagaagaagactgtgaAGAAAGCTGTCTCAACTCATCCTACTTACGAAGAG ATGATCAAAGATGCGATCGTTACGCTGAAGGAGAGAACCGGATCGAGCCAATACGCGATTCAGAAGTTCATCGAGGAGAAGCATAAGGTGCTCTCGCCTTCGTTCAGGAAGCTGCTGCTTCTCAATCTGAAGAGACTCGTCGCTTCCGAGAAGCTTGTCAAGGTCAAGGCCTCGTTTAAGATTCCGTCGGCTAAACCATCATCATCCCCCAAAGCGGCGGCTGCTACATCTGCtccggtgaagaagaagaagaaacctacCACTGCCGCGGCGACTTCCAAGCCGAAGGGGAAGAAGGTAACCGCAGCTTCCAAATCCAAGGGAGCTAAGGTGTCTAAGAAACCAACTGCTCGTAAGGCCACTGTTGCGCTCACGAAGAAAGCTGTTAAGGCTGAGCAGAGACCAGCCAAGGCAGCGAAAACATCATCGAAGGTAACATCTCCGGGGAAAAAGGCTCTTCCTGCTAAGAAGAGTGTGAAGCCAAAGACGGTGAAGTCTCCAGTGAAGAGGGCTTCAAGGAAGGCCAAGAAGTGA
- the LOC108834605 gene encoding uncharacterized protein LOC108834605: protein MFCLSELEDTVRVSPDLLNLPLEDAIKLVLQNLFLDKVLSIGLCVSIYDIRSVEGGSVLPGDVAAITYKVCFRIVVFRPFVGEVIAAKFKESDSNGLRCDLTLGFFEDIYVPAPFIPRPNRCEPDPYNRNQMRWVWIYKGVEYIIDDSCQINFRVENISYPHVPFERAEDAKPFAPMVVTGTLDDDGLGLVSWWEGSSEINLEEDDDNT, encoded by the exons ATGTTCTGTCTTAGCGAGCTGGAAGATACAGTAAGAGTGTCTCCGGATCTCCTTAACCTCCCACTCGAAGATGCCATTAAGTTAGTGCTTCAAAATCTGTTCTTAGACAAG GTTCTGTCTATTGGCCTCTGCGTGTCTATTTACGACATAAGATCAGTAGAAGGCGGGTCTGTTTTACCCGGTGATGTTGCTGCCATCACCTATAAG GTCTGTTTTAGAATTGTAGTGTTTCGTCCATTTGTTGGTGAGGTCATTGCTGCAAAGTTCAAAGAATCTGATTCCAATGGCTTGCGCTGTGACT TGACACTTGGATTCTTTGAAGATATTTATGTGCCTGCTCCTTTTATACCGAGACCTAACCGCTGTGAGCCTGACCCTTACAATAG GAATCAAATGAGATGGGTGTGGATATATAAAGGAGTCGAGTATATTATCGACGATTCATGTCAG ATCAATTTTAGAGTTGAGAACATCAGCTATCCACATGTTCCTTTTGAGCGAGCAGAGGATGCAAAGCCCTTTGCTCCTATGGTGGTCACT GGGACTTTAGATGATGATGGTTTGGGCCTTGTTTCTTGGTGGGAGGGTTCTAGTGAGATTAAtcttgaagaagatgatgataataccTGA
- the LOC108805158 gene encoding putative F-box/kelch-repeat protein At3g17570 produces the protein MTREALRLLDLPWDLVLDILSRVPATSLGRLSFTCKRWNALFKDDEFIKKHLDKAAKQRMVLMSRDSKKFYSMNVNLDGIHHDNFVDPQTKLLNLKDFHCPEQFKIYNISHCNGLLLCRTWEKRLVVWNPCTGQIRWIPFTGLYKDHSEFALGYENNNKSCQTYKILRCSWDFLAAEPQDVDSGIYDFESHSWKDLNDVFPNNCRRIISKAVSLKGNIYWIANIDDEEDVLLSFDFSTEKFTCLSIRFSSGHHDFIPTTLSVVREERLAVLYSSFSHPPKIEIWMTTTHDKIDQARLVSWSKFLSLELDEYNPQMDLSTDTTFFIDEEKKAAVLCDLEYIINKWEDMVYIVGEDNRFMKIPVGEHTFSLGPVIYNYVPSLVLIQQGGVMTRERKRKNRH, from the coding sequence ATGACAAGAGAGGCATTGAGATTGCTGGATCTTCCATGGGATTTGGTACTTGATATACTCTCTAGAGTTCCGGCTACATCTCTGGGACGATTAAGTTTTACTTGCAAGCGATGGAACGCTCTATTCAAAGATGACGAGTTCATCAAGAAGCACTTGGATAAAGCAGCAAAACAACGTATGGTTCTCATGTCGAGAGATTCAAAGAAGTTTTATTCAATGAATGTAAATCTCGATGGGATTCATCACGACAACTTTGTTGATCCACAAACAAAGTTGCTTAACCTCAAAGATTTCCACTGTCCGGAACAATtcaagatatataatatatctcaCTGCAACGGGTTATTGTTATGCAGAACATGGGAAAAAAGACTCGTGGTTTGGAACCCTTGTACTGGCCAAATTAGGTGGATCCCATTCACTGGTCTTTACAAGGATCACTCGGAGTTTGCCCTTGGATACGAAAACAATAACAAGTCTTGCCAAACCTATAAAATCTTGAGATGCAGCTGGGATTTTCTTGCCGCAGAACCTCAAGATGTTGACTCTGGAATctatgattttgagtctcattcTTGGAAGGATCTTAATGACGTGTTTCCCAATAACTGCAGAAGAATAATATCGAAGGCAGTGTCTCTGAAGGGGAATATTTATTGGATTGCCAAtatagatgatgaagaagatgtcTTACTTAGTTTCGATTTTTCAACAGAGAAGTTTACGTGTTTATCTATTCGTTTTTCGAGTGGCCATCATGATTTTATTCCTACAACTCTCTCAGTTGTTAGGGAAGAACGACTGGCAGTATTGTATAGCAGCTTTTCTCATCCACCAAAGATTGAGATATGGATGACGACGACACATGATAAGATTGATCAGGCCAGACTTGTGTCGTGGAGCAAATTTTTATCACTGGAACTAGATGAGTATAATCCTCAAATGGATCTTTCAACTGACACAACTTTCTTTATCGACGAGGAGAAGAAAGCGGCCGTGTTATGCGATCtggaatatataataaataagtgGGAGGACATGGTATACATTGTTGGAGAGGACAATCGGTTCATGAAAATACCCGTAGGAGAACATACATTTTCTTTGGGTCCAGTTATTTACAATTATGTTCCAAGCTTGGTTCTAATCCAACAGGGTGGAGTAATGACACGAGAACGAAAAAGGAAAAATAGGCATTAG